Sequence from the Segatella copri genome:
CAGAGGAAACTCATCTTCCTGTTTTCTCTCCTGAAGTAATGGAGGTGCGACCTCGAGAACTGGAATGCGATGTGGTGCGATTCCAGAATAATAAGGAGAAATGGGTGGCTCTGGTAGGACTGCTCGATGGTCATCCATACGAAATCTTTACGGGTTTACAGGATGAGGACGAGGGTATCATGCTGCCTAAATCTGTAAGCAAAGGCAAGATTGTGAAGACCATTCTGGATGGAGGATTGAAGCGATACGACTTCCAGTTTGTGAACAAGCGAGGTTATAAGATTACGGTTGAGGGATTGAGCGAGAAGTTTAATCCTGAATACTGGAACTATGCCAAGCTGATTTCCGGTGTGCTGCGCTACCGTATGCCTATCGAACATGTCATCAAACTCGTTTATCAGCTCCAGCTTACTTCAGATAACATCAATACCTGGAAGAAAGGTGTTGTGACAGCCCTGAAGAGATATCTGAAGGATGGTAGCCTGATGAAACTTTACGATGATAGCGATTCCGAATCCTAATCCCCAAGATAGAACTGATATAAACTATGCTTTTCCGTAGTAAGATATACTTGAAGAATGTCCGTTTCCATGCATATCACGGCGTTCTGCCACAGGAAACCCAGGTGGGCAACGATTATGTGGTGAATCTGGATGTGAGCTATGATTTCTCCAGAGCCATGGAAACCGATGAACTGGCTGGAACCCTCAACTATGCAGAACTCTATGAACTCGTGAAACAGGAGATGGAGATA
This genomic interval carries:
- the folB gene encoding dihydroneopterin aldolase; its protein translation is MLFRSKIYLKNVRFHAYHGVLPQETQVGNDYVVNLDVSYDFSRAMETDELAGTLNYAELYELVKQEMEIPSKLLEHVAGRIGKRLFAEYPTIQKIQLAITKVNPPFGADCDGAGVEVVLTNDKTL